In the Oreochromis aureus strain Israel breed Guangdong linkage group 14, ZZ_aureus, whole genome shotgun sequence genome, one interval contains:
- the ppp1r13l gene encoding relA-associated inhibitor, which yields MSSQTSFGSSMLFQTMNDDLSASLATADELSKEFNSLLQEASSSNNNTASKSQATSSISREQPQSSLYSSTSTTKQASGGNSNGSSSSSAYSTSSASFRPIDSVSSNNNNTRSSPVFPSSPLSSPKLQRSPHAPVRAGSDIVHHSYSHSAQNIKYNSLPHYDKSPRSSVSSTDRSPAPNPKAVTLEPSASAHSNLLRPYDNSQMGPRSPRFERSPSPLSVNYPMSSTLPRNFSSSRQQDEAVQWQKSPGKWNETDLDMSYERKPHHTYDKTEWLRSTMPNSNWRESNLDGPSPAPSPIKDRHSNTLQFSSGSLPRNARIAVPPSQSHSPYQSQPISRISIPPNSTQSRQHKPIPLSVIMRLQNPYWAAMIAPQPRVVGGQSDMSPYQPAVPIPKEFFQPPAVQPQLKPPELWQPALYSDVLNPADIDAELERLVSAQQTPVNLENPAMSEGSVETEGTNQQPPRPLSPTTLQPVVAPDAQSHVTPVIEEVLRIRAEIPRALKRRGSVNLSKPLKRPSHYQPNQYKHLINKLFRKEYHHKADKGSESSSSSDGEDAALPPPPPPVPKTSTLIKTDKNYRSILRLPNRKRKISGRRARLSPLVLVLDGALAGDLETVQKAVQEMSDPSQPNEEGITALHNAVCFRHHDIVDFLVRIGVNVSASDSHGWTPLHCAASCNDRPLCEFLVRSGAAVMAVTERDRATASQKCDPYAPGYEECETFLRAAEEAMGVDNSGVLYALWSYPAQAADELSFKDGDMVTILQKPEGSDWWWASLCGREGFVPNNYFGLFPKVRPKSLC from the exons ATGAGTTCTCAAACAAGCTTTGGGAGCAGCATGCTGT TCCAGACCATGAATGATGATCTGAGTGCATCACTCGCTACAGCAGACGAGTTATCCAAAGAGTTTAACTCCCTGCTGCAGGAGGCCTCCTccagcaacaacaacacagcGTCTAAGTCACAG GCCACCTCCAGTATCTCCAGAGAGCAGCCTCAGTCCAGTTTGTATTCCAGCACTTCCACTACTAAACAGGCATCCGGTGGCAACAGTAATGGATCCTCCAGCTCTTCAGCTTACTCCACAAGCTCAGCATCCTTCCGTCCCATTGACTCTGTCAGTTCTAACAATAATAATACTAGATCGTCCCCCGTATTCCCCTCAAGCCCACTATCATCCCCAAAGCTCCAAAGAAGTCCACATGCTCCAGTCCGAGCTGGATCTGACATCGTCCACCATAGTTACAGCCATTCAGCTCAAAACATAAAGTATAATTCTTTGCCTCATTATGACAAGAGCCCACGAAGCTCAGTTAGCTCCACTGATAGAAGCCCTGCTCCAAACCCAAAGGCTGTTACTTTGGAACCATCTGCTTCAGCCCATTCCAATTTGCTCAGACCTTATGACAACAGCCAGATGGGTCCAAGGTCGCCTCGATTCGAGAGAAGCCCTTCTCCGTTGTCTGTCAATTATCCAATGTCCAGCACGCTTCCCAGAAATTTTAGCAGTTCCAGGCAACAAG ACGAGGCTGTGCAATGGCAGAAGAGTCCTGGCAAGTGGAATGAGACAGATCTGGACATGTCTTATGAAAGGAAGCCTCACCACACTTATGACA AGACAGAGTGGTTGCGGTCGACTATGCCGAATAGCAATTGGAGAGAATCCAACCTCGATGGCCCTTCTCCAGCTCCAAGCCCCATAAAG GATCGTCACTCTAATACTCTTCAGTTTTCCAGTGGATCACTCCCCCGCAATGCACGTATTGCAGTACCACCATCCCAGTCTCACTCCCCTTACCAGTCTCAGCCCATCTCCCGTATTTCTATTCCTCCCAATTCAACTCAGTCCCGCCAGCATAAACCcattcctctttctgtcatcaTGCGCCTTCAAAATCCTTATTGGGCAGCAATGATAGCCCCCCAACCCAGAGTGGTTGGAGGACAAAGTGACATGTCACCTTACCAACCTGCTGTGCCCATCCCAAAGGAATTCTTCCAGCCGCCTGCAGTTCAGCCACAGCTGAAGCCACCTGAGCTGTGGCAGCCAGCTCTATACAGTGACg TGCTGAACCCAGCGGATATAGATGCAGAGTTAGAGCGGTTGGTGTCTGCTCAGCAGACCCCTGTAAATTTGGAGAATCCTGCCATGTCAGAGGGTAGTGTGGAGACCGAGGGCACCAATCAGCAACCTCCTCGACCCCTAAGCCCCACCACACTGCAACCAGTGGTGGCACCTGATGCCCAGAGCCATGTGACCCCTGTCATAGAGGAGGTCCTGCGCATCAGGGCAGAAATTCCCAGAGCCCTGAAGAGGCGGGGCTCTGTGAACCTTTCAAAGCCCCTGAAGAGGCCCTCGCATTACCAACCAAACCAGTACAAACATCTTATCAACAAGCTCTTTCGCAAGGAATACCATCACAAGGCGGACAAAGGTAGTGAGAGTAGCAGCTCATCAGATGGGGAGGACGCTGCTTtaccccctccccctccacctGTGCCTAAGACATCCACTCTCATTAAAACTGACAAA AATTACCGTTCAATTTTGCGCCTGCCTAATCGGAAGCGCAAAATTTCTGGCAGGCGGGCTCGGCTTAGCCCGCTGGTGCTTGTGCTTGATGGAGCTTTAGCTGGAGACCTGGAGACAGTGCAGAAAGCTGTCCAGGAG ATGAGTGATCCCAGCCAACCAAATGAAGAAGGCATCACTGCCCTTCATAATGCCGTCTGCTTTAGGCATCACGATATTGTGGACTTCCTGGTTCGCATTGGAGTTAATGTCAGTGCATCTGACAGCCATGGCTG GACTCCTCTTCATTGTGCAGCCTCTTGCAATGACCGTCCTCTTTGTGAGTTTTTGGTGAGGAGTGGGGCTGCTGTCATGGCCGttacagaaagagacagagctACTGCCTCCCAGAAGTGTGACCCTTATGCTCCTGGATATGAGGAGTGCGAAACCTTCCTGAGGG ctGCGGAGGAAGCCATGGGGGTGGACAACAGCGGAGTGCTTTATGCCCTGTGGAGCTACCCAGCTCAGGCAGCAGATGAACTGAGCTTTAAAGACGGAGACATGGTCACCATCCTCCAGAAACCTGAGGGGTCAGACTGGTGGTGGGCCTCACTGTGTGGCAGGGAAGGCTTCGTTCCAAACAACTACTTTGGG ctTTTCCCGAAGGTTCGGCCGAAATCTCTGTGTTAA